In a genomic window of Callithrix jacchus isolate 240 chromosome 22, calJac240_pri, whole genome shotgun sequence:
- the TIMM29 gene encoding mitochondrial import inner membrane translocase subunit Tim29 has protein sequence MVAAALRRLWSRRRAEVGDAVAAKPRVWARLGSWARALLQDYAEACRDAAAEARARPGRAAVYVGLLGGAAACCTLAPGEGAFEEALLEASGTLLLLAPATRNRESETFVQRLLWLRGCGRLRHVNLGLCSLVYEAPFDAQASLYQAHCRYLQPRWIDFPGRILDVGFVGRWWVLGARMRDCDINDDEFMHLPAHLRVVGTHQLHSETNERLFHEKYKPVVLTDDQVDQALWEEQVLQKEKKDRLALSQARSLIQSEAPR, from the exons ATGGTCGCGGCAGCTCTGAGGAGACTTTGGTCCCGGCGCCGCGCAGAGGTGGGCGACGCTGTAGCGGCGAAGCCCAGAGTGTGGGCGCGGCTGG GCTCCTGGGCCCGCGCGCTGCTCCAGGACTACGCCGAGGCCTGCAGGGACGCGGCGGCGGAGGCTCGTGCCCGGCCGGGGCGCGCGGCCGTGTACGTGGGGCTGCTGGGCGGCGCGGCTGCCTGCTGCACGCTGGCGCCGGGCGAGGGTGCCTTCGAGGAGGCGTTGCTGGAGGCGTCGGGGACCCTCCTGCTGCTGGCGCCGGCCACGCGCAACCGCGAGTCCGAAACCTTCGTGCAGCGGCTGCTCTGGCTTCGGGGCTGTGGCCGGCTGCGCCACGTGAACCTGGGGCTCTGTTCGCTGGTGTACGAGGCGCCCTTCGACGCCCAGGCCAGCCTCTACCAGGCGCACTGTCGCTACCTGCAGCCCCGCTGGATCGACTTCCCCGGCCGGATCCTGGACGTGGGTTTCGTGGGCCGCTGGTGGGTGCTGGGTGCCCGGATGCGCGACTGTGACATCAACGACGACGAATTTATGCACCTGCCGGCGCATTTGCGGGTGGTCGGGACCCACCAGCTGCATTCCGAGACCAACGAGCGGCTCTTCCATGAGAAGTACAAGCCTGTGGTGCTCACGGATGATCAGGTGGACCAGGCGCTGTGGGAGGAGCAGGTCttgcagaaggagaagaaagatagGCTCGCCCTGAGCCAGGCGCGTTCGCTGATACAGTCGGAGGCCCCGAGATGA